Proteins encoded within one genomic window of Odocoileus virginianus isolate 20LAN1187 ecotype Illinois unplaced genomic scaffold, Ovbor_1.2 Unplaced_Contig_6, whole genome shotgun sequence:
- the LOC139033865 gene encoding uncharacterized protein, with product MVRNISIIVITTILLTTSTIIINIISITISTFTIISIITSMFTIIIVITTILLTTSTIIINIISITISTFTIISIITSMFIIIIVITTILLTTITIIINIISITISTFTIISIITSMFTIIIVITTILLTTSTITINIISITISTFTIISIITSMFTIITTIFTTITVITITMITTTFTSIILTTTIIMSTIITTVSSPSS from the coding sequence ATGGTGAGGAACATCAGCATCATCGTGATCACCACCATCCTcctcaccaccagcaccatcatCATCAATATCATCTCCATCACCATCAGCACCTTCACCATCATCAGTATCATCACCTCCATGTTCACCATCATCATCGTGATCACCACCATCCTcctcaccaccagcaccatcatCATCAATATCATCTCCATCACCATCAGCACCTTCACCATCATCAGTATCATCACCTCTATGTTCATCATCATTATCGTGATCACCACCATCCtcctcaccaccatcaccatcatcatcaataTCATCTCCATCACCATCAGCACCTTCACCATCATCAGTATCATCACCTCCATGTTCACCATCATCATCGTGATCACCACCATCCTcctcaccaccagcaccatcacCATCAATATCATCTCCATCACCATCAGCACCTTCACCATCATCAGTATCATCACCTCCAtgttcaccatcatcaccaccatcttcaccacaatcactgtcatcaccatcaccatgatcACCACTACATTCACCTCCATCatcctcaccaccaccatcatcatgtccaccatcatcaccaccgtCTCATCCCCATCATCCTGA